The following proteins are encoded in a genomic region of Sphingopyxis sp. YF1:
- the lptF gene encoding LPS export ABC transporter permease LptF, which produces MNRLPAIDRYIARLIFFPMLGTLVLSAMLLVLEKMLRLFDFVATEGGPVSVVWRMLANLIPEYLSLGIPIGLMLGILLAFRRLATSSELDVLKGVGMSFGRLMRVPFAYAIALAALNLAIVGFIQPYARYAYEGLQFELRSGALGASIKVGEFTNLGSRMTLRIEESYNDGRSLRGIFVRGVNKDGQSVSATAAQGQFLATDDPNTIILRLTRGVLIHESPKFSVPRVLTFDNHDLPIPLPKIDAFRTRGGADRELTIPELFVVGKDSATPLATRLETRANFHFRIVEVMSMFLIPLIAIALAIPPKRSTSSLGVFLSIVILVTQHKINQYAEDLGARGTVDPIIALWVPFLLFSALAIWMYYTVAHVPGGQPIGALERVAAKAGQKLRALLSLFQRKTRVT; this is translated from the coding sequence TTGAATAGACTCCCCGCCATCGACCGCTACATCGCGCGGCTCATCTTCTTCCCCATGCTCGGCACGCTCGTCCTGTCGGCAATGCTGCTCGTCCTCGAAAAGATGCTGCGGCTGTTCGATTTCGTGGCTACCGAAGGTGGCCCGGTCAGCGTCGTCTGGCGAATGCTTGCCAATCTGATTCCCGAATATCTTTCACTCGGCATCCCGATCGGGCTGATGCTCGGTATCCTCCTTGCCTTCCGCCGTCTCGCGACGTCGAGCGAACTCGACGTGCTCAAGGGTGTCGGCATGAGCTTCGGGCGCCTGATGCGCGTACCCTTCGCCTACGCCATTGCACTCGCGGCGCTCAACCTCGCGATCGTCGGTTTCATCCAGCCCTATGCGCGCTACGCCTATGAGGGGTTGCAGTTCGAACTGCGCTCGGGCGCACTCGGCGCGTCGATCAAGGTCGGCGAATTCACCAATCTCGGCAGTCGGATGACACTGCGCATCGAGGAAAGCTATAACGACGGTCGCAGCCTGCGCGGCATTTTCGTTCGCGGCGTCAACAAGGACGGCCAGAGCGTATCGGCGACCGCCGCGCAGGGGCAATTCCTCGCGACCGACGATCCGAACACGATCATCCTCCGTCTGACGCGCGGCGTACTGATCCACGAATCGCCAAAATTTTCGGTCCCGCGCGTGCTGACGTTCGACAATCACGACCTGCCGATCCCGCTGCCAAAGATCGACGCCTTTCGCACTCGAGGCGGTGCGGACCGCGAACTGACGATCCCCGAGCTTTTCGTTGTCGGTAAGGACAGCGCGACCCCACTGGCGACCCGGCTCGAAACGAGAGCGAACTTTCACTTTCGCATCGTCGAAGTGATGTCGATGTTCCTGATCCCGCTGATCGCGATCGCGCTCGCCATCCCGCCAAAGCGATCGACCTCATCGCTCGGCGTGTTCCTGTCGATCGTAATCTTGGTTACGCAGCACAAGATCAACCAATATGCCGAGGATCTTGGCGCGCGCGGCACCGTCGACCCGATCATCGCCCTGTGGGTGCCCTTCCTGCTTTTTTCGGCGCTCGCGATCTGGATGTACTATACTGTCGCGCACGTCCCCGGTGGCCAGCCGATCGGCGCGCTGGAGCGCGTCGCCGCCAAGGCTGGACAGAAGCTGCGCGCCCTCCTTAGCCTATTCCAGCGCAAGACGCGGGTTACCTGA
- a CDS encoding DUF2141 domain-containing protein: MSKFLSTSLCVALLTVSVAANASGQVVTNDLSKCKNGPSTLVHITGIKAGTGKLRVQSYRATNADWLAKGRWINRIEVPARAGSMTVCVPLPEEGSYGIAVRHDVNGNGKTDLRSDGGGMSNNPSISIFNLGKPSYKKTAFAVGNAPKTISITMKYM, from the coding sequence ATGTCGAAATTTTTGTCGACGTCGCTCTGCGTGGCCCTGCTGACTGTCTCGGTAGCGGCGAATGCAAGCGGTCAGGTCGTTACGAATGATCTGTCGAAGTGCAAGAACGGGCCGTCGACGCTCGTCCACATCACCGGAATCAAGGCCGGAACCGGCAAACTTCGCGTGCAGAGCTATCGCGCGACGAATGCGGACTGGCTGGCGAAGGGCCGCTGGATCAATCGCATCGAAGTGCCTGCGCGCGCCGGGTCGATGACGGTGTGCGTGCCGCTGCCCGAAGAGGGCAGCTATGGCATAGCCGTGCGTCATGACGTCAACGGCAATGGCAAGACCGACCTGCGTTCCGACGGCGGCGGGATGTCGAACAATCCGAGCATCAGCATCTTCAACCTCGGCAAGCCGAGCTACAAGAAGACGGCCTTCGCAGTCGGCAATGCGCCCAAGACGATCTCCATCACCATGAAATATATGTAG